A region from the Halomarina litorea genome encodes:
- a CDS encoding pyruvoyl-dependent arginine decarboxylase, which produces MGLIRVVWGTARAPTEMASYDAALAEANVHNYNLVSVSSVVPAGARVERVGRAPDLGPAGERLTVVQARATVSEGHAAAGLGWATEANGRGLFYETSGDDPEAVRREVEEGLDAGRNLRDWAFEDEGFQSAESDPVGDNGDDGEYATAVVLAVYGESSPIV; this is translated from the coding sequence ATGGGACTCATCCGGGTCGTCTGGGGGACAGCGCGCGCGCCGACGGAGATGGCGTCGTACGACGCCGCACTCGCCGAGGCGAACGTCCACAACTACAACCTCGTGTCCGTGTCGTCGGTCGTCCCCGCCGGCGCGCGCGTCGAACGCGTGGGTCGCGCACCCGACCTCGGTCCCGCGGGCGAACGCCTGACCGTGGTGCAGGCGCGAGCGACGGTCTCGGAGGGCCATGCCGCCGCCGGACTCGGGTGGGCGACGGAGGCGAACGGTCGCGGTCTGTTCTACGAGACGTCGGGCGACGACCCCGAGGCGGTGCGCCGGGAGGTCGAGGAGGGTCTCGACGCCGGGAGGAATCTCCGAGACTGGGCGTTCGAGGACGAGGGCTTCCAGTCCGCGGAGAGCGACCCCGTCGGGGACAACGGGGACGACGGGGAGTACGCCACGGCCGTCGTCCTCGCGGTGTACGGCGAGAGTTCGCCCATCGTCTGA
- a CDS encoding DUF5811 family protein, protein MHGNTPYAGKRAESEDLSAEEVELLRRDLRALAERTRSLLPDEFVVGSEIRNGSNGPRATVAVQPPVGKLVSTGLAADATTEERDALVHELAAGAAIQVKHAIDDVSPTAG, encoded by the coding sequence ATGCACGGCAACACACCCTATGCGGGGAAGCGAGCCGAGAGCGAGGACCTCTCCGCCGAGGAGGTCGAACTCCTGCGACGCGACCTGCGTGCGCTGGCCGAGCGTACCCGCTCGCTCCTCCCCGACGAGTTCGTCGTCGGGTCGGAGATTCGCAACGGGTCGAACGGGCCGCGGGCCACCGTCGCGGTCCAGCCGCCGGTCGGCAAGCTCGTGTCGACGGGCCTCGCCGCCGACGCGACGACGGAGGAGCGCGACGCACTCGTCCACGAACTCGCGGCGGGGGCGGCCATCCAGGTCAAACACGCCATCGACGACGTCTCGCCGACCGCCGGGTAG
- a CDS encoding AEC family transporter, with amino-acid sequence MSLVSIFASAIAPIVAIGAVGFLLGRSKDLDVDPLNTVVVYVLVPALVFHSLLTTSIDADTVAKLAVGVTAYIVVLAALAEVAVRAIGLDEPLSSATVLSSTYPNCGNFGIPLSAFAFGAVGRSTAVLFLAIQSVLIYSHGVYIAARSGGSGGLSGVKRVFTIPLLYAVLAALVLRFVGVSPDTGTTVMQTLKLVGDAAIPLMLLMLGSQLVGTDVRAALGPLGLANVMKLLVAPLVGIGIVLALAGLGFGVQNSTVARVFVLECATPAAITPLILILEFGGEGSGVSPAEFVSSAVLTSTLASMVTLTALIAVLRSGVVI; translated from the coding sequence GTGTCGCTGGTCTCCATCTTCGCGTCCGCCATCGCTCCCATCGTCGCCATCGGGGCGGTCGGGTTCCTCCTCGGGCGGAGCAAGGACCTGGACGTGGACCCGCTGAACACGGTGGTCGTCTACGTCCTCGTCCCGGCGCTCGTCTTCCACAGCCTGCTCACGACCAGCATCGACGCCGACACCGTCGCCAAACTCGCCGTCGGCGTGACGGCGTATATCGTCGTCCTCGCCGCCCTCGCCGAGGTGGCCGTCCGGGCCATCGGCCTCGACGAACCGCTCTCCAGTGCGACGGTCCTCTCCAGTACCTACCCCAACTGCGGGAACTTCGGCATCCCCCTCTCCGCGTTCGCCTTCGGCGCGGTCGGGCGGTCGACCGCGGTGCTCTTTCTCGCAATCCAGAGCGTCCTCATCTACTCTCACGGGGTGTACATCGCGGCCCGGAGCGGCGGAAGCGGCGGCCTGAGCGGCGTCAAGCGGGTGTTCACCATCCCGCTGCTGTACGCCGTCCTCGCCGCCCTCGTCCTCCGGTTCGTGGGCGTCTCGCCCGATACGGGCACGACGGTCATGCAGACGCTGAAACTCGTCGGCGACGCGGCCATCCCGCTCATGCTGTTGATGCTCGGCAGTCAACTGGTGGGGACGGACGTGCGCGCCGCGCTCGGACCGCTTGGACTGGCGAACGTGATGAAACTCCTCGTCGCGCCGCTGGTCGGTATCGGCATCGTCCTCGCCCTCGCTGGCCTCGGCTTCGGCGTCCAGAACAGTACGGTCGCACGCGTGTTCGTCCTCGAGTGCGCCACGCCGGCGGCCATCACCCCGCTCATCCTCATCCTGGAGTTCGGCGGGGAAGGAAGCGGCGTCTCGCCGGCGGAGTTCGTCAGTTCGGCGGTGCTCACCTCCACGCTGGCGAGCATGGTCACGCTGACTGCGCTCATCGCCGTCCTCCGATCCGGCGTCGTCATCTGA
- a CDS encoding alpha/beta hydrolase, with protein sequence MSAADEPRADVQAVLAAMDEQGVPPLSALSVGGARRLLDDLFTFDPEQLPPVGRVRDLSIPGGDVGTELPVRVYEPDADGPAPVVVYFHGGGWVVGNLDTHDATCRTLAAESGSVVVSVDYRLAPEHPFPAPVEDCYAALEWVAENAAVVGGDPGRLAVAGDSAGGNLAAAVALLARDRDGPSLAHQVLVYPVTDFDLTTDSYEENAEGYFLTREDMAWFWDHYLERPVDRSNPYAAPLQARDLSNLPPATVVTAGFDPLRDEGVAYADRLDEAGTSVSHHHYEGVIHGFFGMVVEPELEPAHDAVRAVCADLHDSFG encoded by the coding sequence ATGTCAGCAGCTGACGAACCACGGGCGGACGTACAGGCCGTGCTCGCGGCGATGGACGAACAGGGCGTCCCACCACTCAGCGCGCTGTCGGTCGGCGGTGCGCGCCGCCTCCTCGACGACCTGTTCACCTTCGACCCCGAACAGCTCCCTCCCGTCGGGCGGGTCCGCGACCTCTCGATTCCCGGCGGGGACGTCGGGACCGAACTCCCGGTGCGCGTCTACGAACCCGACGCCGACGGGCCGGCGCCGGTCGTGGTCTACTTCCACGGCGGGGGGTGGGTCGTCGGGAACCTCGACACCCACGACGCGACCTGTCGCACCCTCGCCGCCGAGTCGGGGTCCGTCGTCGTCAGCGTGGACTACCGCCTCGCGCCCGAACACCCCTTCCCCGCGCCGGTCGAGGACTGCTACGCCGCGCTGGAGTGGGTCGCGGAGAACGCCGCGGTGGTCGGCGGCGACCCCGGGCGACTCGCCGTCGCCGGCGACAGCGCGGGGGGCAACCTCGCGGCGGCTGTCGCCCTCCTCGCTCGGGACCGTGACGGGCCGTCGCTCGCCCACCAGGTCCTCGTCTACCCCGTCACCGACTTCGACCTCACCACCGACTCCTACGAGGAGAACGCCGAGGGCTACTTCCTCACGCGGGAGGACATGGCGTGGTTCTGGGACCACTACCTCGAGCGACCCGTCGACCGGAGCAACCCCTACGCCGCGCCGCTACAGGCGCGGGACCTCTCGAACCTCCCGCCGGCGACCGTCGTCACCGCCGGGTTCGACCCACTGCGCGACGAGGGGGTCGCCTACGCCGACCGGCTCGACGAGGCCGGCACGTCCGTCTCCCACCACCACTACGAGGGAGTCATCCACGGGTTCTTCGGGATGGTGGTCGAACCGGAACTCGAACCGGCTCACGACGCGGTGCGGGCGGTCTGTGCGGACCTGCACGACTCCTTCGGCTGA
- the infB gene encoding translation initiation factor IF-2, translating into MSDTDTPTDPNAAGELRTPIVAVLGHVDHGKTSLLDKIRGSTVTSGEAGAITQHIGATAVPLDVISDIAGSLVDPTDFDLPGLLFIDTPGHHSFSTLRSRGGALADIAVLVVDVNDGFQPQTLEAIDILKRTQTPFVVAANKIDTTPGWNAQEGEPIQRTLEAQSERAETKLNESLYRIIGEMSDNGFSADMYWRVQNFRKNIGVVPVSALTGEGVPDLLTVLMGLSQRYMKEEMAIDTSGPGAGTVLEVKDERGFGTTLDVVLYDGSLQTDDTIVVGAKNDTIVTEVRALLQPRPLEEIRTEKRFEKVDRVTAASGIKIAAPDLDDALAGAPVRVVRDRPVEDVVEEVESELADLTVETAENGVVVKADTLGSLEAIANALAEAEVPIVRAEVGDVAPRDVAVASTTDDPKHKVILAFNVDVLPDAEQGASDRDIELFEDDVIYQLVEDYEEYVEGIERAQQDAIMDNIRRPARFRILEDHVFRQNNPAVVGVEVMSGTLKRNVPVVKFEGNDPKRVGTLQTLQNQGEDIDELRAGERASAAIDGPTVGRQIDEGDELWAEIPEKHAKILEQELKEDIPTDEREALSMYLDKRRKVDPFWGK; encoded by the coding sequence ATGTCGGACACGGACACACCCACCGACCCGAACGCCGCGGGCGAACTCAGGACGCCCATCGTCGCGGTGCTCGGCCACGTGGACCACGGGAAGACGAGCCTCCTCGACAAGATTCGCGGTTCCACCGTGACGTCGGGCGAGGCGGGAGCTATCACACAACACATCGGGGCGACGGCCGTCCCCCTCGACGTCATCTCGGACATCGCGGGGAGCCTCGTCGACCCGACGGACTTCGACCTGCCGGGCCTGCTGTTCATCGACACGCCGGGCCACCACTCGTTCTCGACGCTCCGCTCCCGCGGGGGTGCGCTGGCCGACATCGCCGTCCTCGTCGTCGACGTCAACGACGGCTTCCAGCCCCAGACGCTGGAGGCCATCGACATCCTCAAGCGGACCCAGACGCCGTTCGTCGTCGCGGCGAACAAGATCGACACCACGCCCGGGTGGAACGCACAGGAGGGCGAACCCATCCAGCGGACCCTCGAAGCCCAGAGCGAGCGCGCCGAGACGAAACTCAACGAGAGCCTCTATCGCATCATCGGCGAGATGAGCGACAACGGCTTCTCCGCGGACATGTACTGGCGCGTCCAGAACTTCCGGAAGAACATCGGCGTCGTCCCGGTCAGCGCGCTGACCGGCGAGGGCGTCCCGGACCTGCTGACGGTCCTGATGGGCCTCTCCCAGCGCTACATGAAAGAGGAGATGGCCATCGACACCAGCGGTCCCGGCGCGGGGACGGTCCTCGAGGTCAAGGACGAACGCGGCTTCGGGACGACGCTGGACGTCGTGCTGTACGACGGGTCGCTCCAGACCGACGACACCATCGTCGTCGGCGCGAAGAACGACACCATCGTCACGGAGGTGCGTGCGCTGCTCCAGCCCCGGCCGCTGGAGGAGATTCGCACCGAGAAGCGCTTCGAGAAGGTCGACCGGGTGACGGCCGCGTCGGGTATCAAGATCGCCGCGCCGGACCTGGACGACGCGCTGGCGGGCGCGCCGGTCCGGGTCGTCCGCGACCGGCCCGTCGAGGACGTCGTCGAGGAGGTGGAGTCCGAACTCGCCGACCTCACCGTCGAGACGGCGGAGAACGGCGTCGTCGTGAAGGCCGACACGCTCGGCAGTCTGGAGGCCATCGCAAACGCGCTGGCGGAGGCCGAGGTGCCCATCGTCCGCGCCGAGGTGGGCGACGTGGCCCCCCGCGACGTCGCCGTCGCCTCGACGACCGACGACCCGAAGCACAAGGTCATCCTCGCGTTCAACGTCGACGTCCTGCCGGACGCCGAACAGGGGGCCAGCGACCGGGACATCGAACTGTTCGAGGACGACGTCATCTACCAGCTCGTCGAGGACTACGAGGAGTACGTCGAGGGCATCGAGCGCGCCCAGCAGGACGCCATCATGGACAACATCCGGCGGCCCGCGCGCTTTCGCATCCTCGAGGACCACGTCTTCCGCCAGAACAATCCCGCCGTCGTCGGCGTGGAGGTCATGTCGGGGACGCTGAAGCGCAACGTTCCCGTCGTGAAGTTCGAGGGCAACGACCCCAAGCGCGTCGGCACGCTCCAGACCCTCCAGAATCAGGGCGAGGACATCGACGAACTCCGTGCCGGCGAACGTGCCAGCGCCGCCATCGACGGCCCCACCGTGGGCCGCCAGATAGACGAGGGCGATGAACTCTGGGCGGAGATTCCCGAGAAACACGCGAAGATTCTGGAACAGGAGCTCAAAGAGGACATCCCCACCGACGAACGCGAGGCGCTGTCGATGTACCTCGACAAGCGCCGCAAGGTCGACCCGTTCTGGGGCAAGTGA
- a CDS encoding plastocyanin/azurin family copper-binding protein, giving the protein MDRRTLLARAAALGAVALAGCTGDEPTNGTTDGASGTTAATGTTSTAATTGAPTTTEPTDDPTTGSATRTDDGAGATTTEADAPTDTPAETPTETPTPTPDDSLQDAVTVTVGANGRARFSPESFTLARGGTVTWEWEGGGHNVVPERQPSGANWEGTAGGESRTHSSGHTYEATFDTAGEYEYYCSPHRSIGMTGSFTVE; this is encoded by the coding sequence ATGGACAGACGGACCCTCCTCGCGCGGGCCGCGGCCCTCGGTGCCGTCGCGCTCGCGGGCTGTACCGGCGACGAACCGACGAACGGGACGACAGACGGTGCGTCGGGGACGACAGCAGCCACGGGGACCACGTCGACTGCCGCGACGACCGGGGCTCCGACGACGACGGAACCGACCGACGACCCGACGACCGGGTCCGCGACGCGGACCGACGACGGGGCGGGTGCCACGACGACGGAGGCCGATGCGCCGACCGACACGCCCGCGGAGACGCCGACCGAGACGCCGACGCCGACCCCCGACGACTCCCTGCAGGACGCGGTGACGGTCACGGTGGGTGCGAACGGCAGGGCGCGGTTCTCGCCGGAGTCGTTCACCCTCGCGCGCGGCGGCACCGTCACCTGGGAGTGGGAGGGTGGCGGGCACAACGTCGTCCCGGAGCGCCAGCCGAGCGGGGCGAACTGGGAGGGGACGGCGGGCGGGGAGTCGAGGACGCACTCGTCCGGACACACCTACGAGGCGACGTTCGACACGGCCGGCGAGTACGAGTACTACTGCAGTCCCCACCGGTCCATCGGGATGACCGGGTCGTTCACGGTCGAGTGA
- a CDS encoding PRC-barrel domain-containing protein: protein MPEILAENLSGKDVIGSDGAKLGQLYNITMDLKTGELHDLVVDPEDGVRESSFTKNEFGRYMVPVNRVQAVKDHIVIRR, encoded by the coding sequence ATGCCGGAGATACTCGCGGAGAACCTCTCGGGAAAGGACGTCATCGGGTCGGACGGGGCGAAACTCGGTCAACTGTACAACATCACGATGGACCTGAAGACCGGGGAGCTCCACGACCTGGTCGTCGACCCCGAGGACGGCGTCCGTGAGTCCAGTTTCACGAAGAACGAGTTCGGCCGCTACATGGTCCCCGTCAATCGCGTCCAGGCGGTGAAAGACCACATCGTCATCCGTCGCTGA
- a CDS encoding NOB1 family endonuclease has product MRVLDASAFIRGYETNEETASVPRVREELNDESGYRFDALEGSGMLVHVPDEQSIDRVRRVASNTGDRGTLSETDVRLLAAALELGATLVTDDYAMQNVAGSLDVAVETIGREGISEERSWRFKCEGCGRVYDTDEGRCVVCGSDLSRMR; this is encoded by the coding sequence ATGCGCGTCCTCGACGCCTCGGCGTTCATCCGGGGGTACGAGACGAACGAGGAGACGGCGTCGGTCCCGCGCGTCAGGGAGGAACTGAACGACGAGAGCGGCTACCGATTCGACGCCCTCGAAGGGTCGGGGATGCTCGTCCACGTGCCCGACGAACAGTCTATCGACCGCGTGCGACGCGTCGCCTCGAACACCGGCGACCGGGGGACGCTCTCGGAGACGGACGTGCGCCTCCTCGCCGCCGCCCTCGAACTGGGGGCGACGCTCGTCACCGACGACTACGCGATGCAGAACGTCGCCGGGAGCCTCGACGTGGCCGTCGAGACCATCGGCCGCGAGGGCATCTCCGAGGAGCGCTCGTGGCGCTTCAAGTGCGAGGGCTGTGGACGCGTCTACGACACCGACGAGGGGCGCTGTGTGGTCTGCGGGAGCGACCTGAGCCGGATGCGCTAG
- a CDS encoding CopG family transcriptional regulator, whose protein sequence is MRRYTLLCEESMARRVEALADEYGMTQEAVLRQLLDAGLDSLE, encoded by the coding sequence ATGCGGCGGTACACCCTCCTCTGCGAGGAGTCGATGGCCCGGCGCGTCGAGGCGCTAGCCGACGAGTACGGCATGACGCAGGAGGCCGTCCTCCGGCAGTTGCTCGACGCGGGCCTCGACAGTCTCGAGTAG
- a CDS encoding CPBP family intramembrane glutamic endopeptidase — MSERTLPGSQSRMQELLVAATIAIGAFAVGNVVLLLLVGLFELGGIQMYGRQDRLVIVGTLALQGIGFGGVALAYLYESDRGRDLLRVAVPSGRTLLAIAGGYVLLVGAYLAINVLFTVLDVPMASSDIVQTGFQNPDLLLVLIPLSILLVGPGEELLYRGVIQGRLREAVSPRYAVVMTSALFAPIHVFGLSGPTLGIVAMLATVFFLSLFLGALYEYTGNLVVPALVHGLYNATQFVFAYLQATGTLA, encoded by the coding sequence ATGAGCGAGCGGACCCTCCCGGGGAGCCAGTCTCGCATGCAGGAGCTCCTCGTCGCGGCGACCATCGCCATCGGCGCGTTCGCCGTCGGCAACGTCGTGTTGCTGCTCCTCGTCGGCCTGTTCGAACTGGGCGGCATCCAGATGTACGGCCGGCAGGACCGACTCGTCATCGTCGGGACGCTGGCGCTCCAGGGCATCGGCTTCGGCGGCGTCGCGCTGGCCTACCTCTACGAGTCCGACCGGGGCCGTGACCTCCTGCGGGTGGCCGTCCCCAGCGGCCGAACGCTCCTCGCTATCGCCGGGGGGTACGTCCTGCTCGTCGGGGCGTACCTCGCCATCAACGTCCTGTTCACCGTCCTCGACGTCCCGATGGCGTCGAGCGACATCGTCCAGACGGGCTTTCAGAACCCGGACCTCCTGCTGGTGCTCATCCCGCTGTCGATACTGCTCGTCGGTCCCGGCGAGGAACTGCTCTACCGCGGCGTGATACAGGGGCGACTCCGCGAGGCGGTGAGCCCCCGCTACGCCGTCGTGATGACCAGCGCGCTGTTCGCACCCATCCACGTCTTCGGGCTGAGCGGTCCCACCCTCGGCATCGTCGCCATGCTCGCGACGGTGTTCTTCCTCTCGCTGTTCCTCGGGGCGCTCTACGAGTACACGGGCAACCTCGTCGTCCCCGCCCTCGTCCACGGCCTCTACAACGCCACGCAGTTCGTCTTCGCGTACCTGCAGGCCACCGGGACGCTCGCGTGA